DNA from Solanum stenotomum isolate F172 chromosome 3, ASM1918654v1, whole genome shotgun sequence:
CTGGTAGACCTACAATTGCATCCTTGAGATTGTCTAGCTCAACCAGATCCATTACTTCATCCACAAAAACCTGGAAAAAGGTTTTCAAAGAAAAACTCAGTATTTTTCCTGTAAAATTGTTACATTATAACATAAGGAGGAGTTACTCCATACCATCTTATCTTCATTTCTGACTTCTTTTGGGAGCCTGAGGAAAGCCGAAAATAACAAAGATTCATGGATAGTTACTTGCGGTGAGTGTATATCAGTTTGTTCACAATATCCTGAAACTCTGGCAAATGTTTCTTGATTCTTTGGAAATCCGGATATTCTTACATCACCTTCAATGTAGCCTCCAGTCTTACGTCCAGCTAGAACATCCATGAGTGTAGTCTTTCCTGCTCCACTGACTCCCATCAGTGCTGTCAATACGCCTGGCCTAAATGCACCAGTTACTTCGCGAAGCAATTGAAGTCTGTCCTCTGTTACTCCTTGGTCCCTCATTTCCTGAAAAAATCATTAAGTAGGTTCAAGTTCAATCATAGAATACTCCCTGATAAGGAGATTGAAGAGCTACAATGGTGATAAATTATCAAACTAATTAGGTGAAAATGAGTGGAAGGATACGAATCTTACTGGTGGCATGTCAACAAAGTAGCTCACATCCTCGAAGGACATTGCCAGTGGGGTAAATGGCAGAATCATTCCTTTCTTTGCTGCAACACCATTTGCAGCCTCAAGATTTGCATCTTCATTTCTATGGAGACCAGTAGAGCCGGTACGACTGCTCATTCGTCGGATTTCCATTTCTCCTGCAAGAGAATAATTTTATTGTAAGCGTTACTTGTTTTTTCCTAAACATATTCTGTGATTGATGGGCTAAAGATCATACTTGTTCTGTTTCCATCTGCTGCAGATAAGGATCGAGGGAGATCATCTCTCTTCGACCTGTTGACTCTAAGTCTAGGGGGGTCCCTACTTTCTTCTTGATCAGCTTCCATATCCCTGGCCTGCTCTTTGGATAATATAGCTTGTGGCTTGTTTAGAGCTGATAGGGTGACAAAAGATCTAATAAGTTTAGAGAATGCACTGAATAGAAAATCCCATTATACTTTGAGGAGTGAATACTTACGGCTGAGATACATAAGAACAACGGTGAAAAGAACGTTGAAGAGAATTGTGAACCCCAGAAGAGCAGCAGCACCAATCCAAAACCATCTTTTTTCAGCAAAAACGTCAAAGTTTCTCATCACTTGCACACCCAATCTAGTAATTCCATCTGAGGCCTGTGAATGGATTATATATGGTTATGAACTTCGATAAATCACATTGTTTCTCTCTGGAGTAGTCTCATGTTTCACTTGATAATATGGTCAAGAGAGGTGGTAAAGGACAAGGAGAAGGTAGAAGCGAACTTACAGGTCTGTTCATCCACCTTGGAGCAAACATTTCATTTACAGTGAAGGCGTTGAACCCGTAGGATAGAGGTGAAACCCAAAATCCCCATCGCCACCAGTCTGGAATTGAACCTGTTACAATTAAGCCAGAACTTTGTCAGTGATTAAAACTTGTAAACAATCCCCTAAAAAGAATTAAGCATTTATATTACTATTTTCTGGCTGCAATTTTTTTACTCGGTAACAAATAGAAAACAAATGGTGTTATCTTCTACATGTTAATGTTCTTGAACTTACCTCTAGGCAGGATGAAACCACCCAATAGGAACACAAGAAGGAGCGTGAGTGCTCCACCAGTATTTGCAATAATCATAGTCCTACAAACTCCTGCAGTGAGCCTAAATAATCCAGCAGCCATTTGTTGGATCAGAAAAACCAACAGTGATTGCTTGAAGAACCTGGGCAAGGGATAATAGCAGTAAAGTCAAATTCAATACTCCGTCAAGGTACGCAAATTTCTCATGTCAATCTACCAAAGCATCTATTTAACTATTTTGTAGTGTTGCGCGCTTGGCTTGTCTTTTAAGATAAGTTGTACATTTGACATCTTTTTCTGAGATTCAAATATACAAATTGAAATGTACTTTGAAATGATTATTGAATTACCTGCTAGCTTCGGGGGCAAAACCAATGGTATAATATGTCATGACCATCCACACAATAGTCTCAAGCACAGAAATTGGAACCTTTAGGAGCACAGTTGGTAAAGTGAAAGTCCAAGGTGGATGGAAAAGAAGGTCCCTATGCTTGTAGAAAACAGGAAGCCTTTGTATGATGAGTGAGAGTTCAGAGAAACCATTGAACATATTGATGACCATTCCAAATATGAGGGCACCGACATAGACACCACCGTCATCTTCAGTTACATGGTGCATTTTGGTCCTCAAGAACACAGTTGATGCAATGAGTGCGACGATAACTATTTGAACAGTCTTGAAAATGTAAACAAAAGAGTTCCTCTTGATCAAAAGCCATTCTTTATCAAAGTTTGTCTTAAGAAGCTCTAATGTAGGGACAGTGTACTTCTTGAATATTAAAGCAGCTGGGTGACTTCTTGTTTTGTCATAAGGAACTGATAGCTCATTTTCTATACGTAAGCCAACATGGAAGCGCTTGAATCTCTTTGCAAATTCAGTTACTGATATGTACTGGTATGGCTTATGTTTATTCACCCAGTACtgctcttgatccttctttgatGTAACCTATGCAACAAATTACATGTCAGATTatgttgcaaatacaaaatggGATTCAAATATGCAGTACAACGTAATTTGTTATAGCAGATTGtctgttttatttttcaagttaacAATTCCTTTTATTATGAGCTATGTTGCTCGAAAccttcaaaaatgttgttgcacCCATGTGGCATAATTCAAAAAGACATATCTTTTGGATGATCCGACATACACCCAAAGTCATTTGATGATTACCTCTTGCAAGAAATCAGCAGTGCCTTTTCTTTCTGGACATTTAAAACCACATGTTTCGAAGAATTCGAGTACATGTTCACGTGGGCCTTGGTAAACAATCTGGCCTTCAGATAAGAGAATGATATCGTCAAAAAGATCGAATGTCTCAGGAGCAGGCTGGAGGAGAGACATCAAGATGGTGGCCTCTGTAAGATGTACAATCTGCTGTAAGCATTTCACAATCTGAAATGTAGTTGAGCTATCCAGTCCAGTAGATATCTCGTCCATAAATAGTGTTTTTGTTGGCCCAACAATCATCTCCCCTGCATCATCAAGCCCATTATTCTTCTTCCGAGTTTTTGTTATGAGACAACAATTAATCAAagcaataataaaataagattgtTGATAAATGTGTTGATGAGATTAAAAGTGATATTATAAAcaagtttattttgttttaaaagaaaaatgataaaaacttTTGATACTAAAAGAGAACTTTCGACCGTACCAAGCAgacttagttttttttttttcttgtaataacatattaagatacttttcaacttatttatcttattaaacACGTTTTATTTGCGTATATCACTCTATGCGACGCCTATACGCTTTGTATATAGACAAAGTTGTCTTAATTACTCTCTGtcccatttttatttctttgtgcGTTCattaaagaataataaaattaagtataaaaagaaaactttCTTAATGTTAAGGATATAGagtaattgattttttttaaaaaaggatatGGAGTAATTGAAAAGAATTGTCAATTTTAATCTTGAATTCCTAAAACGACAACTAAATTGAAATAACTTTCTAAAGCCAAACAACAGTGAAAATAAGGCAACGGGAGTAagacactatttttattttagaaggTAATATAGTCCAATGATGTTAGGTGAAGTAGCCATTTTGGTGGTCACCCAACGAAAAATTAAAGTGCATTAAAATTATAAAGTAGCACAGAGCTATGTGAGAGGTGTGGTTGGTAGTCTTACTCCTTTCATATTATTAAGTCAACAGTATCATTATTTGGTTAAAGTAAGCTTTATGAAAAATGAGTACTCcgtattatttttcattataaaattgattattgcaaaaatattaaaattttaaaaatcacgGAAGGACATGTGTTTAAACAAGTTATATAACTATCGTTGCAATTggtataatttaatttgttataacaAGTTATTAACATATATTTTCCAGATGGAGtttgtttatttgttattgCAGATAATTTAAGGTGGTAAAGAATTGAACCTGTAGTGACACGCTTCTTCTGGCCACCAGAAATGCCACGTATCATTTCATCCCCAACAATTGTGTCCCGACACACATCAAGCCCCAAAATCTGCACAGTTTTTCTTTTAGTTCAGCAACTAATGCTACGTTGTGTTTGTTTacctaacaaattaaaatttctacTACACCACAAATAATAAGTtcctaaaaaatctttatttcttttcaaatctcAAAGGAATCTGTACATCTGAACAAAAGAGTCGGTGAGTAGAGAAATTTGACCTACAGAAAATGATTTTAGTTATAGAAAAGGTGGGAGGAAAAAGGAAAGTGGTTCGTTCAGACACATCAACaccaaatattttcaaaagtcaattatAAGTTGTAAGTAAATGCCCACTTCCTATAAAGAAATTAATAAGTGGCTGGTAGGGTCTCAGTCTCACTTACCCTGAGGGTGTAATCAGTGATAAGGCTGCTTTCAAGTCCCTCCACAGCAGTTGCCTAAATTAAACATTAAAAGGAACATCACAATGTTAGTAAATATTAAAACAAGAAAATGTATCATAGTTACTTATAAGTAGCTAATAAGAGGTCAATTACCTTCATGAAAAGATCAATTTCAGCCTCCGGGAAGATTCCAGCATCTCTTTCTCTCCTTGCAAGCTCCGTTAGAAGTTCTACGAATTTAAATATATAgcttatattaaataattataaaaacaaTTAATCGAAAATAATGCGATAAGTGGAAAATTGAAGTACCATAACGAGAGCCAACTCCTTGGCATCTAGCAGAGAAATCAAGAGTTTCTTTAACAGTCATTTCAGCAACATGAACATCATTTTGACTAATGTATGCTGATGTTTTCTGGGGTACAAATTCCTTTAGCCCGTGCCCATTGTATGTGATTTCTCCTTTAACCTGTTCCATAATTAACATGCTCGTATAATGTTTTACTGAGTATGTTATCGTTGTTCCTTGTAACATGTGAATTAGTATGAGAAGTGTAACTGACCTTTAAGCTAGGGTCTAATTTTCCAGCCAAAGCCAAGAGAAGGGTGGTTTTCCCAGAAGATGGTGGACCTAATAGAAGGGTCATCCTAGAGGGCTTAATTATTCCAGAAGCATCTTTAAGAATGGTAAGTTTAGTTTTCTCAGCCAAATTAAGTCCAACACAACTCAAAGCTGATTCTGCAATGTTTCTGGCAGCGTTAGGCAGCGAGGGAAGAGCTCTGTCGCCGATATGGCAATCAGCTTCTATTGTTAAATGTTCGTAACGAACTTCTACTGTAGGAAGGGTAATTCCAACTCTGCAACCATTGAATATAAGATAAGTTACCTGCTATAACAGATTTATTGAATTACAGTTAACAATGGatataagttaattttatattattatataagtGGACCTGTTCTAAAATTAGTTCATAAAGTAGTTGAACGAAGTTTTTTGGTTTCGATTGTTTGtcacataatacacgtagggtGGAGAGAACGTTTTGGGCATTAAGATAGTTTTGACTTTTGCTACGGATTTATGtgattaacttttatttttaaaatggttATGAAAAGCTGCACGACAAGGTCCGCCCGTTTCTACTTTTAACTTTTCCTTTGTTTTCACTTCAACATAAAATCCaaccttttttattattattattatattagagTGGGCAAGGAATCAAATTTCATGAAAGTTCAGATAGTCAATCAACTAAGTTACTAAGATTTTCTAGATAAAATCGAACTAATTCCCTATAATTTAACATGGATTGAATTTGTTAGTGGATAGAGCGGTTCAACTACACTGTTTTGGATTTGTTAAGTTCTAAATAATAGTAAAGCATTTTGGCTTTACATGAGttcaaaagacaaaaagaaaaagaaagtgttTGGTAAGAGCAAGTTGCATATTGTGAATTTGTGATGCATACgcacatgtatatgatttgaAATAGTGCTCACGATAAGATATTGAAGAATAAAATGTGTACATGATCATTTGTAGTCGTTGTATACTTGACTTATTCTTATAATAATTACACCTAAGACACTTCAATAACAAAAATGTTTACACCAACTCATCCCACCCACATAAGAAACATTATTACCCAACATAAAACTCTCTTGCTACAATTACAAATTTATAATCATGATCCCTTCACCAACATATATAGCACACGCAATGATGGGGTTTAATTAAATTCCTAacataaaaaatcatgttaTGAATAATAAGTTGAAAACAAAATCCTCTATAAATTTATaagtttgaaattaaatttatataacatAAACTTATTCaacttgatattattttatctcaTCTTTCGGATAGAATAAATTAGTAAGATCTCAGGACTACAATTCTGAAATAATTTGGTCCACGAACTAAACGATACCTTAGTATAGTGATCAAAACGTTATTCAAAAAGTATGAATTCATTAGAATTTTTGGCTCTGCAAGTAAAATTTCATTAATACTATTAACTTACTTGTCGATTCGATTTCTGAACTTTCTGAGAAACTTTTCATTATCTTCCTCTGCAACTCTGAAAAAACGATCAATAAACTCTTGGCGTTCATTGATTCCCAGATTCCGAACATCAACCTCCTTATGAACAACTTTTCTATTCCCTTGATTCTCACTCTCGGCGAACGATTTAAGTACCGTCTTTCTCAATCGATCGTAAGTCGGCAATCTCTCTAACGCAGCCCATGTGAGtgcttcttcatcttcttctccaCGAGTACTTCTTCTACTCGGCATTGGATTGAACACATCTTCTACCATCCAACTTGCTCTGCTTCTGCTTCTACTCATCGTTCTGCTCAAACTACTCCTACTACTCCCCAACCTCCTCGGTCCCCCATTTACTTTCTCACCTTCCATTTTCGCCCGATTTAACACTAATTTAACGCTCGATTCCAGAAATTAACAATTAGAATACACAAAAACAGAGCAGAGAAACGATATTTTTCATACGGAAATAAATTCTGAGCTCGTATGATGGAGACGATTTTCTGTTTTCCAACTGAGTTTTCTTTTTGTAACAGAAAGGGTCTCACGCTCTTCTGGTTGTGAAGAATGGGCGTATGAGTCCAGAAAAGTTAGtggatatttatattaaaataggGGGACAGGTGACAAAAGTTGGGTGGTACATATTTCCGCCATTTCATATCAACGAATTTCTATTTCACATTAACTGAATTATTAAGAAATACTCTTAAGTAAATTTATGAGTCAATGCATACTATTAACGGATTTTAGGTGATCTTGTGAGCCAATTTGTATCTACTAAGgaatattaattacatttgtgAGTCGATACATATTATTGAATTTGTGAGTCAATGCATATCTATTAACGAATATTAAGTGGCTTTATGAGTCAATGTATACCTATTAAGAAAGAAATGACACAATTTAAATCATAGTtttcactattatttttttgtttattctcAAGTTATTCTAATTAAAAGTAGTAGTACAATTTATCTCTCatacctattaagaaaaaaggacacaatttaaatcatattttcctatattgttcttttattgattctcaagttattttaattaaaagtaatacaatttatcactttaaaaaaatataaaacttcagTAAAGAGAAgggtaaatataaaaaaaaagttcaaacatTCATCCTGAAGTTTgaccaatttaattcttttgaaCAAAAGAAGCCTAAAAATTCAcctaaatatttcttttagaaaaacaatcacttaaatgaaataaagggagtactttactattgtatttatttttcttttgatattttatttttgaaaaaatcataccatatacacatttaagagatAATATTACGgatttaaacatatttttaaaaaattcttacttataacagtttatttacgggttataacatattaattaaatttaagtttatttaaaaatcaattacaatttaatttattaaatgattaatctctttatatttttatattattaatagttaattaatttgattgcagttccttttttaaaacataaattatcAGTTACACAAATTTAGGGATTTACATTGATTAGAGTTCCTTGATTACCGTTACACTCCAAATCTCCCATATGTTAATCCCACCACCCCACGCCTATCCAATACTACACGCCACCACCCCACGCCTATCCAATACTACACGCCATCACCCCACGCCTATCCAATACTACACGCCACCACCCCACTACCCCACATTCATAATCGTCCCTCCCATCTTTCTCACCACCCCACCGCCCCAACTTCACAATCACCCCTCTCGTTTCGTTTCTCATCATCATGTCGAAGGAAACCATTGTAACGCCTCGAAAGAGTCCTCTATTAGTTGAAGGAACTTCTACGGATGAAGTACATGCTCCAACTTTTAACATATTGACTCAAATCCCGCCGccaaaaaatgttgaaactccGGCAAAGGGTGGTTCCTCTCACTTGAAGgatcaaaaggagaaaaaaatgaagcaaagaaAAAGGTGAGTTCGGCAaatcaaaagggaaagaagagGAAGGGAAAAATTGTAGAAACCTCTTCTGATTCTAATTTTGttagtgaaataaaaaagaaaaaaaagcaacAAATGTAGAAGGAATAAAAAATTCCAATAtccaaaaaaggcaaaaaaattgttagggtaaatactatatttaatttattttcacattattCATATGATGCATGTGCCTCAACAAGAAGATAGTATGTATTTCTATGCTTTACTGATTTCATCAGAAAAGTtaacttaatttatttcttaaaatgatttttttaaaaaaaaaattctagtgaTTATGGTTTGTATAcatgtctatttgctgaataCATAGTAATGGTGTTTTTGATATGCGTTCTATTGATATCGATGTAAAGTACCATCGTCAAAGGTATGCCGGCATTatgaaaaacaaagaatgaGGATGGCGCGATCAGTGAGAGTGAAGTAACTGGCACGGTTACTAGCAAATTTGATGGACCtcgcatagcaaaagaacatgctCCGAATACTAGcaattatcctacaccaagaccacaaatattttttttgagatagttgattgcaccttctactttttaaatttacatgtttttttttttaacttttgaacaatatttttgtgtttcggtatttgatgatatataatatccaCTATTTTATTCTACTAAAATACTATCTACATATGAATTACTGATTGACTATTATAATTTCAGGATTTTAGTAATATACAGACTgcataccaattggattcaacaTTTAAACTTACTGATATTACTGTGTATTACTAActagaaacaaaaagaatacCAATTTATAGTTCATGAACCAACTTTGTCTTATAATTGGTATCCAAACTGTACACTCATGACATCCAAATTCATTcatgattgatttttttttacttcatattctaacacaaaaaaaataaaaaatgaatgaagtTGGTATCCAACCTGTATAAATACCTTGAAGATATGATTATGTCAATATAAAATAGTGATCATTGTATTTTGTAACAACCTCAATTacatcttattttatatttattcaagTTGGACACCTAATGAATACCAAATTATTACTAATTGTAAATTATATTCTCTTAACAAACATGGATTAAGTACTTTAAAGAtgtatgaaattggtatacaatttgtataaatactGGAAGAAACGAATCTGACAATCTAAAACAACGATCATTAACTTTTGCACGAACATTAATtacatcttgttttattttgatttagaGTAGAACACCAGTTCGATACCAAATTAATACTCATGTAaacttatattaaataatatcaaCTGCTATTAggataccaaatgtataccaTAATTACCTTAtataattatcactaatatgaacactatcttatatattaaaCTGGAATGAATTTTATTTCCAGCAGTATGCAATTtgtatgattaatgaatgaatcTTGTATAAAACATGAACAATATATTAAACACTTAGCTGTAATGCATTTCATACAAATTTtgtttcatatcaaaacaaaacatgagtctaaaagataaaataaaatatatatttttatatattttatactaaCATGTGGATATCGATcactaactatatattttatctctatatcATTAATATTAACATCTATCATAAGCTGCGATTTTATCGCACTTACTAGACCACTATACAGACTAGAAGATTCATAGATAATTCCCTCCATCtgaaaatcaacatatttccctgtttcattaaaaaaaaaatagttagtcTTACATACTACAGAGCAATTATAAATATGCAgtatttatattaacttttcaTACCAAAGATAATACAAATTTAATCCACAACTTCATTCTACTCACACAAAAATTACACACACATTACTtattcatacaaatatcattcagacTGTATACCAGAATTCATACATAAAAcagatttcataaaaaaataacatttcacatttcataccaacttaatacacatttcatacaaataatcatacttcttactcatttttttttttacacaataCTGATTAATTTTTCATACCCATTTCATTCTACTCACACAAAATTACACACAATCGTCATTACCtattcatacaaatatcatttCCAAACAGTATACAAGAGTTCATACCATAAAACACATTATATAAAACATTTCACATTTCATACCGACTTAATACACTTTTTATACAAATCATCATACTTCTTACTcaaatttttacacaaaaataaatatatttttcataccaATATCATTCCAGTTACTCTACCAAATTCATTTCAGcttatacattttatttatattttcagaaaaaaaaacagtaatccatatattaatttaaatctGCATACCGAATTCatctcattattattatcaaattgaCTAAAGAAATTTCGGTTTCATAACAATGTTACaacaaatttcataattttttttctacaaaTTTCATAACTTTACAACGATAAAACTATTAATATTCTATACATTTATAATCAAATCATTCATAGATTAAGCCAATTTCGCACGAAATCATGGTATAGTCAGTAtacaaaataactaaaaaaaaaaacaaaaacgtACCAACAAAATCATAGAATGTCATTAATTACAGTTTCACATAAATTAGTACGTATTATGAACTAAATGGATGGTTTATACAAAAAACATCACAACTTAAATATAGTAAACagaaataaaattacaaaatgtGCTTTACAGTttcattgctttttttttttttgtttttttttacattttagtaatatacaaatacaaacaataaatcataaacaatATTAACATGAAGGATCCCATCTTCCaccatatttaattaatatagataAGGAGTCGTCCATCACaataaaatgaagatttttcaaacaaaaaaaattgaatttacttGTCACTGGCAAGAATTcgggaaaaaaaatgaagagagaaacgttgaagaaaatgaataaaatcaatttttttaattaatttttacaaattagagtgaattaaggaagATAAATAGTCCTAATCAGTTTGAATCTCCTTAATTTATGCTAATTAAAAATTATCgtcaatcaattcaaatttaattaatactccTATTTCCgggttttttttattcaaaatcgttttattttccttttttatctttttatttttttcaaaacagaTTTTTacaattacttttaaaaaaaaattaataaaatgttacaacctgaaattttttaatgttacaacttgaaagttaTATTCTACTGCtacaacttgaaaatattagtctcatattt
Protein-coding regions in this window:
- the LOC125857739 gene encoding ABC transporter G family member 35-like, translated to MEGEKVNGGPRRLGSSRSSLSRTMSRSRSRASWMVEDVFNPMPSRRSTRGEEDEEALTWAALERLPTYDRLRKTVLKSFAESENQGNRKVVHKEVDVRNLGINERQEFIDRFFRVAEEDNEKFLRKFRNRIDKVGITLPTVEVRYEHLTIEADCHIGDRALPSLPNAARNIAESALSCVGLNLAEKTKLTILKDASGIIKPSRMTLLLGPPSSGKTTLLLALAGKLDPSLKVKGEITYNGHGLKEFVPQKTSAYISQNDVHVAEMTVKETLDFSARCQGVGSRYELLTELARRERDAGIFPEAEIDLFMKATAVEGLESSLITDYTLRILGLDVCRDTIVGDEMIRGISGGQKKRVTTGEMIVGPTKTLFMDEISTGLDSSTTFQIVKCLQQIVHLTEATILMSLLQPAPETFDLFDDIILLSEGQIVYQGPREHVLEFFETCGFKCPERKGTADFLQEVTSKKDQEQYWVNKHKPYQYISVTEFAKRFKRFHVGLRIENELSVPYDKTRSHPAALIFKKYTVPTLELLKTNFDKEWLLIKRNSFVYIFKTVQIVIVALIASTVFLRTKMHHVTEDDGGVYVGALIFGMVINMFNGFSELSLIIQRLPVFYKHRDLLFHPPWTFTLPTVLLKVPISVLETIVWMVMTYYTIGFAPEASRFFKQSLLVFLIQQMAAGLFRLTAGVCRTMIIANTGGALTLLLVFLLGGFILPRGSIPDWWRWGFWVSPLSYGFNAFTVNEMFAPRWMNRPASDGITRLGVQVMRNFDVFAEKRWFWIGAAALLGFTILFNVLFTVVLMYLSPLNKPQAILSKEQARDMEADQEESRDPPRLRVNRSKRDDLPRSLSAADGNRTREMEIRRMSSRTGSTGLHRNEDANLEAANGVAAKKGMILPFTPLAMSFEDVSYFVDMPPEMRDQGVTEDRLQLLREVTGAFRPGVLTALMGVSGAGKTTLMDVLAGRKTGGYIEGDVRISGFPKNQETFARVSGYCEQTDIHSPQVTIHESLLFSAFLRLPKEVRNEDKMVFVDEVMDLVELDNLKDAIVGLPGVTGLSTEQRKRLTIAVELVANPSIIFMDEPTSGLDARAAAIVMRTVRNTVDTGRTVVCTIHQPSIDIFEAFDELLLMKRGGQVIYAGPLGRHSQKIIEYFEAIPGVQKIKEKYNPATWMLEASSISTETRLGMDFAEYYRSSALHQRNKALVNDLSTPPPGAKDLNFTTQYSQPTWGQFKSCLWKQWWTYWRSPDYNLVRFFFSLAAALMIGTIFWNVGSKIGSSSDLMIVIGAMYAAVLFVGINNCSTVQPIVAVERTVFYRERAAGMYSALPYAMAQVIAEIPYVLIQTTYYTLIVYAMIGFEWTAAKFFWFFFVTFFSFLYWTYYGMMTVSITPNHQVAAIFAAAFYALFNLFSGFFIPRPRIPKWWIWYYWICPVAWTVYGCIVSQYGDVEATITVPNMSPNPMIKDYIKDHFGYNPDFMAPVAVVLVGFAVFFAFMYSYAIKTLNFQTR